One Syntrophales bacterium genomic region harbors:
- a CDS encoding transposase: MARPLRIEYPGAVYHITSRGNERKAIYKDDHDREGFLSTLQRANNRYNWICHSYCLMDNHYHLLIETPDGNLSIGMRQLNGVYTQFFNNRHRRTGHLFQGRYKAILIQKDSHLLEACRYIVLNPVRARTVGQPEDWKWSSYRATVGKEQPHPYLTTDWILGQFSGKRGEAEKEYRQFVQEGIGKESIWSGVKGQAILGEDEFIGSLIDHFKKHKDVIEIPKGQRYVNRPALEKIFPEIIIKDKENRDRKILEAVERYGYRQSEIARYLVMHYSTISNLLRGAGKSLIPKEKT; this comes from the coding sequence ATGGCACGCCCACTTCGCATAGAATACCCTGGCGCTGTCTATCATATCACAAGCCGGGGAAACGAAAGAAAGGCCATTTACAAAGACGATCATGATCGTGAGGGTTTTCTCTCCACCCTACAGCGTGCCAATAATCGATATAACTGGATCTGTCACTCCTACTGCCTTATGGACAACCACTACCACCTTCTCATCGAGACCCCGGATGGCAACCTCTCCATCGGTATGCGGCAGCTAAACGGTGTCTACACCCAGTTTTTTAATAATCGGCACAGGAGAACCGGTCACCTCTTCCAGGGGAGATACAAGGCTATCCTCATCCAGAAAGACAGTCACCTCCTCGAAGCCTGCCGATATATCGTCTTAAACCCCGTCCGTGCCAGGACGGTTGGACAACCGGAGGACTGGAAGTGGTCCAGTTACCGCGCCACGGTCGGCAAGGAACAGCCACATCCCTACCTTACCACAGACTGGATACTCGGGCAATTCAGCGGAAAAAGAGGAGAGGCAGAGAAGGAATACCGGCAGTTTGTCCAAGAGGGTATCGGAAAAGAATCGATCTGGTCAGGTGTTAAGGGGCAGGCCATACTCGGTGAAGATGAATTTATTGGCAGCCTCATTGATCATTTCAAAAAACATAAAGACGTGATCGAGATACCAAAAGGCCAGCGATATGTGAACAGACCGGCACTTGAAAAAATATTCCCAGAGATTATAATAAAAGACAAAGAGAATCGTGACAGGAAGATACTGGAAGCTGTTGAGAGATACGGTTATCGGCAGAGTGAAATTGCCCGGTACCTGGTTATGCATTATTCGACGATAAGCAATTTGCTACGGGGAGCGGGGAAAAGCCTAATACCAAAAGAAAAGACCTGA
- the alaS gene encoding alanine--tRNA ligase gives MMRAMDIRESFLRYFEGKDHTRVLSSSLVPKDDPSILFTNSGMVQFKNCFLGREERPYKRAVTAQKCARAGGKHNDLENVGITSRHHTFFEMLGNFSFGDYGKEEAITWGWEYLTRVVGLPREKLWVTIYRDDEEAFAIWHKKIGLPPERIVRMGGESNFWMMGETGPCGPCSEIIYDQGEGTGCGKPACNINCDCDRHLELWNLVFTQFDRDASGRMTPLPRPSIDTGMGLERLATVIQGVTSNYDTDLFCAIVRFIEKISGKNYRASERDDISIRVIADHSRAVTFLVGDGVLPANEGRGYVLRRILRRAARHGKLIGLEKPFLHKVAGVVIDVMKDAYPDLTEKTSFIRKVVANEEQRFTETLDAGLRILQEEITSLIRAGKNVVPGAVVFKLYDTYGFPTDLTVDIVRDDGLSVDMEGFHRAMETQRERARESWKGSGEEAAAEHYQKLSNRGISSAFTGYGGVIEDLSRIVAILKKGQPVETATEGEDVEIIVERTPFYGGSGGQMGDTGFMEGGAFRFEVLATLRPLDNLITHSGKVKKGEGKVGDTVHLVVDEERRRATEANHSGTHILQAALKAVLGDHIKQAGSLVSPERLRFDFTYFSRVGDDELERIETLANQYIRQNIPVNTDILSLEEAMKTDATAVFGERYGEEVRIVRIGDISKELCGGTHVARTGAIGLLKIIHESSVAAGVRRVEALTGREAVRYVRGMEKELRETADLLKVNPFELAERTEKLLRHQRDLEKEIEALKAKLTTRDSFDLLSNLREIKGVPVLAALVEAADAKTLRDFGDKLRDRLPSGIILLGSETEGKAMLLCLVTKDLTARYHAGRIIKEIAPLVGGSGGGRPDMAQAGGSAPENLGQALSKLQEIL, from the coding sequence ATGATGAGAGCGATGGACATCAGGGAGAGTTTTTTGAGATACTTTGAGGGAAAGGACCATACACGGGTCTTGAGTTCATCCCTCGTCCCGAAAGACGATCCGTCCATCCTCTTTACCAATTCAGGGATGGTGCAGTTTAAGAACTGTTTCCTCGGCAGGGAGGAGCGCCCCTACAAAAGGGCGGTAACCGCTCAGAAATGCGCCAGGGCGGGAGGGAAGCACAACGATCTGGAAAATGTAGGGATTACCTCGCGTCATCACACTTTCTTTGAGATGTTGGGAAATTTCTCCTTCGGCGATTACGGGAAAGAAGAGGCCATCACCTGGGGATGGGAGTACCTTACCAGGGTCGTGGGCCTTCCGAGAGAGAAACTCTGGGTGACCATTTACCGAGATGATGAGGAAGCATTTGCCATCTGGCATAAGAAAATCGGTCTCCCTCCGGAACGCATTGTGCGTATGGGGGGAGAAAGCAATTTCTGGATGATGGGGGAGACCGGTCCCTGTGGTCCCTGCTCCGAGATCATCTACGACCAGGGGGAAGGGACGGGATGCGGTAAACCTGCATGCAATATTAACTGCGATTGTGACCGTCACCTCGAGCTTTGGAATCTGGTCTTTACCCAGTTCGATCGTGATGCCTCCGGCAGGATGACCCCGCTGCCGAGACCCAGTATTGACACGGGTATGGGCCTTGAGCGCCTGGCGACGGTTATCCAGGGCGTCACGAGTAATTACGATACCGACCTGTTTTGCGCAATCGTCCGTTTTATTGAGAAGATCAGCGGGAAAAATTACAGGGCGAGTGAAAGGGACGATATATCCATCAGGGTTATCGCCGATCACAGCCGGGCCGTTACTTTCCTGGTCGGCGATGGTGTTCTTCCCGCCAACGAGGGACGGGGGTATGTCTTGAGGAGGATCCTGAGACGGGCGGCACGCCACGGGAAACTTATCGGCCTTGAGAAACCGTTCCTCCACAAGGTGGCCGGGGTGGTGATTGATGTGATGAAAGACGCCTACCCTGACCTTACCGAAAAGACATCCTTCATCAGGAAGGTGGTGGCAAACGAGGAGCAGCGTTTCACGGAAACCCTCGATGCCGGTTTGAGAATCCTCCAGGAGGAGATAACATCACTGATAAGAGCGGGGAAAAATGTTGTCCCCGGCGCGGTGGTTTTTAAACTTTACGATACCTATGGTTTCCCCACCGACCTGACAGTGGATATTGTCCGGGATGATGGCCTCTCCGTTGACATGGAGGGATTCCATAGGGCGATGGAGACCCAGCGGGAGAGGGCGAGGGAATCCTGGAAGGGTAGCGGTGAAGAGGCCGCGGCAGAGCATTACCAGAAGCTCTCTAACCGTGGTATCAGCTCTGCATTTACCGGCTACGGGGGAGTTATCGAAGACCTGTCGCGTATCGTAGCCATCCTGAAAAAGGGACAACCCGTGGAAACGGCAACGGAAGGGGAAGATGTCGAGATCATTGTCGAGAGGACTCCTTTCTATGGCGGGAGCGGCGGACAGATGGGAGATACCGGTTTCATGGAGGGCGGTGCATTTCGCTTTGAGGTACTGGCTACCCTGAGACCCCTCGATAATCTCATTACCCATTCAGGAAAGGTTAAGAAAGGTGAAGGGAAGGTAGGAGACACTGTTCACTTAGTGGTTGATGAGGAGAGGAGGAGGGCGACGGAGGCCAATCACTCCGGCACACATATCCTCCAGGCGGCACTGAAGGCTGTCCTGGGAGATCATATTAAACAGGCCGGTTCCCTCGTCTCCCCGGAACGCCTCCGTTTCGATTTTACGTACTTTTCCCGGGTGGGGGATGACGAGTTGGAACGCATTGAAACCCTGGCCAACCAATACATCAGGCAAAACATTCCCGTAAACACCGATATCTTATCCCTTGAGGAGGCCATGAAAACAGACGCCACGGCAGTCTTCGGCGAGAGATACGGGGAGGAGGTCAGGATCGTCAGGATAGGCGATATCAGCAAGGAGTTGTGCGGGGGAACGCATGTCGCGAGGACCGGCGCAATCGGCCTCCTGAAGATAATCCATGAATCGTCAGTCGCCGCGGGAGTAAGGCGTGTCGAGGCCCTCACGGGGAGAGAAGCCGTCAGGTACGTGCGCGGCATGGAAAAAGAACTGAGGGAGACGGCCGATCTCCTGAAGGTCAATCCCTTTGAACTGGCGGAAAGGACGGAAAAGCTTCTCCGCCACCAGAGGGACCTGGAAAAGGAGATCGAGGCGCTCAAGGCGAAACTGACAACGAGAGATTCCTTCGATCTTTTGAGCAACCTCAGAGAGATCAAAGGTGTTCCCGTTCTCGCCGCCCTGGTGGAAGCGGCGGATGCCAAGACACTCCGTGATTTTGGCGACAAGCTCAGGGACAGGCTCCCCTCGGGCATCATCCTCCTCGGCAGTGAAACGGAGGGAAAGGCCATGCTCCTGTGCCTAGTGACGAAAGATCTGACCGCCCGCTACCATGCCGGAAGGATCATCAAGGAAATCGCTCCCCTCGTGGGGGGAAGCGGCGGCGGGCGGCCCGACATGGCCCAGGCTGGCGGATCAGCCCCGGAAAACCTGGGGCAGGCCCTCTCCAAGTTGCAGGAAATACTCTAA
- a CDS encoding regulatory protein RecX has product MEDDLLLERAREKAFRFLSIRARSRKELRARLKEKGFDNPVVDRVLDYLLERGYLDDASFARQWARNLAVNRLLGNRRIEMSLREKGIPSELIGEAVAGAREEISEREAIGKLIGKKGKDRKVTDPKELRRLGRSLVGKGFPPGLVFDILETAGEESLCNDESDGHQGEFFEIL; this is encoded by the coding sequence ATGGAGGACGACCTCCTTCTTGAAAGGGCAAGGGAGAAGGCCTTTCGTTTTCTTTCGATACGGGCAAGGAGCAGGAAGGAGTTACGGGCAAGGCTGAAGGAGAAGGGTTTTGACAACCCTGTCGTGGACAGGGTCTTGGATTATCTCCTCGAACGGGGATACCTGGACGACGCATCCTTTGCCCGGCAGTGGGCTCGTAACCTTGCGGTAAACAGACTCCTCGGAAATCGAAGGATCGAGATGAGCCTCCGGGAAAAGGGGATTCCCAGTGAATTGATTGGGGAGGCCGTCGCCGGCGCCCGGGAAGAAATCTCCGAGAGGGAGGCCATCGGGAAACTGATCGGTAAAAAGGGAAAGGACCGGAAGGTCACCGACCCGAAGGAACTGAGAAGATTGGGAAGGAGCCTGGTGGGGAAAGGTTTCCCGCCAGGCCTGGTTTTTGATATCTTGGAGACGGCAGGAGAGGAATCTTTGTGTAATGATGAGAGCGATGGACATCAGGGAGAGTTTTTTGAGATACTTTGA
- the recA gene encoding recombinase RecA translates to MGSDLDREKTLELAITQIERQFGKGSIMRLGGGEQISDVPVISTGSLGLDIALGTGGIPRGRVVEIFGPESGGKTTLALHIVAEAHKQNGLAAFIDAEHALDVTYARKIGVNTDDLLISQPDTGEQALEIAETLVRSGTLDVLVIDSVAALVPKAELEGEMGDAQMGLQARLMSQALRKLTATISKSKTTVIFINQLRMKIGVFFGSPETTTGGNALKFYATMRLDIRKVSPIKVGQDIIGIRAKVKVVKNKLAPPFRETEFDIIFGEGISREGGILDLATDNDIVEKSGAWYSYKGERIGQGRDNTRAFLKENKDLAREIEEAVREKFGFKTREAG, encoded by the coding sequence ATGGGATCAGATCTGGATAGAGAAAAGACGTTGGAGCTTGCCATCACTCAAATCGAGCGGCAGTTTGGAAAGGGTTCCATCATGAGACTGGGTGGCGGAGAACAGATTTCAGATGTTCCGGTAATATCCACCGGTTCACTCGGTCTCGACATCGCCCTCGGTACAGGGGGGATTCCCCGGGGGAGGGTTGTGGAGATATTTGGTCCCGAGTCCGGTGGCAAGACCACCCTGGCCCTCCATATCGTGGCAGAGGCGCATAAACAGAATGGCCTGGCTGCCTTCATTGACGCCGAACATGCCCTGGATGTTACCTATGCGAGGAAGATCGGTGTAAATACGGATGACCTCCTCATCTCTCAGCCCGATACGGGTGAACAGGCCCTCGAGATCGCCGAGACCCTTGTAAGAAGCGGAACCCTGGATGTCCTTGTCATTGATTCTGTGGCTGCCCTTGTGCCCAAAGCGGAGCTGGAAGGGGAAATGGGGGATGCCCAGATGGGACTCCAGGCGAGATTGATGTCCCAAGCACTCCGCAAGCTCACAGCCACGATCAGTAAATCCAAAACCACGGTGATTTTCATCAATCAGTTAAGGATGAAGATAGGGGTTTTCTTTGGCTCCCCGGAGACGACAACGGGCGGAAATGCACTCAAATTTTACGCTACCATGCGCCTCGACATCAGGAAGGTAAGCCCTATCAAAGTGGGACAGGATATCATTGGTATCAGAGCAAAGGTCAAAGTGGTAAAGAACAAGTTGGCGCCCCCCTTCAGGGAAACGGAATTTGACATTATCTTCGGGGAAGGCATTTCGAGAGAGGGGGGTATCCTCGATCTTGCCACGGACAATGACATTGTTGAAAAGAGTGGCGCCTGGTATTCGTACAAGGGTGAGAGAATCGGTCAGGGAAGGGATAATACCAGGGCATTCCTCAAGGAAAATAAAGACCTCGCGAGAGAGATCGAGGAGGCAGTACGGGAAAAGTTTGGATTTAAGACAAGGGAGGCGGGATAA
- the thpR gene encoding RNA 2',3'-cyclic phosphodiesterase, whose translation MTEEKTIRAFVAIELPGEIRNEIVGIQNRLKKTIHGVIRWARLEGMHLTLKFFGNISGDDVVNISRVVEKTVADVKPLSLSVKAVGVFPDVMRPRVIWLGINGDVVPLSNLQKVMDRGFQDYGFKREERPFRPHLTLGRIKSPKGVIGLAAVVEGGGNYVAGQFQADGLTLLKSELTPGGAIYTKLAWFPFRGI comes from the coding sequence ATGACCGAAGAAAAGACGATAAGGGCATTTGTGGCCATTGAGCTGCCCGGGGAGATCAGAAACGAGATTGTAGGTATTCAGAACCGTCTGAAGAAAACAATCCATGGGGTTATCCGCTGGGCGAGACTGGAAGGGATGCATCTGACACTGAAATTTTTTGGCAATATTTCCGGGGATGACGTGGTAAATATCAGCCGGGTAGTGGAGAAGACTGTGGCCGATGTCAAGCCACTTTCCCTGAGTGTCAAAGCCGTCGGGGTATTTCCGGATGTAATGCGGCCTCGTGTCATCTGGCTTGGGATAAATGGCGATGTGGTGCCGTTGAGCAATCTCCAGAAGGTCATGGATCGCGGTTTTCAGGATTATGGTTTTAAAAGGGAGGAAAGGCCCTTCCGGCCGCATCTAACGCTGGGAAGGATTAAGTCGCCGAAAGGGGTGATTGGCCTGGCCGCGGTTGTGGAAGGGGGAGGGAATTACGTTGCAGGACAGTTTCAGGCCGATGGACTCACCCTTCTCAAGAGTGAACTGACACCGGGGGGGGCCATTTATACAAAACTGGCCTGGTTTCCCTTTCGGGGGATATAA